A window of the Yersinia rochesterensis genome harbors these coding sequences:
- the sirB1 gene encoding invasion regulator SirB1, producing MSSIADFEFNNASLCDGVLLVTQEIRQNFPLADVRKQLQQLVDDAKAAMPAGLNQDQQLEVLIDLFYRKWKFGGAGGVYRLSDAIWLDNVLDKRQGTPVSLGVIFLHIAHQLELPLMPVIFPTQLILRADWLDEEMWLINPLNGETLNEHMLEVWIKGNLGLSAELEDEDLEEAENTLIVRKMLDTLKAALMEEKQMELALRASEAVLAFDPDDPYEIRDRGLIYAQLDCNHIAISDLSYFVEQCPEDPIAEMIKMQIHSIEQQRVTLH from the coding sequence ATGAGTAGCATTGCTGATTTCGAATTTAACAACGCGTCCCTGTGTGATGGGGTGTTACTGGTTACCCAGGAGATTCGACAGAATTTTCCACTGGCTGATGTGCGTAAGCAACTGCAACAGCTCGTTGATGATGCCAAGGCCGCGATGCCCGCCGGTCTCAATCAGGATCAGCAATTAGAAGTGCTTATCGATCTGTTCTATCGTAAATGGAAATTTGGTGGGGCAGGCGGGGTTTACCGTCTGTCAGATGCCATCTGGCTCGATAACGTGTTGGACAAACGCCAGGGGACCCCGGTGTCGCTGGGCGTTATTTTCCTGCACATTGCGCATCAATTGGAGCTGCCATTGATGCCAGTTATTTTCCCAACTCAATTGATTCTGCGTGCGGATTGGCTAGATGAAGAAATGTGGCTGATTAACCCACTGAATGGTGAAACACTGAACGAGCATATGCTGGAAGTGTGGATCAAAGGCAATCTGGGGTTGAGTGCCGAGTTGGAAGATGAGGATTTGGAAGAGGCGGAAAATACCCTAATTGTACGCAAAATGCTCGATACGCTGAAAGCAGCATTAATGGAAGAGAAGCAGATGGAGCTGGCCTTGCGTGCCAGTGAAGCGGTGTTGGCTTTTGATCCCGATGACCCGTATGAAATTCGCGATCGTGGCCTGATTTATGCCCAATTGGATTGCAATCATATTGCTATCTCTGATTTAAGCTATTTTGTCGAACAGTGCCCGGAAGACCCCATTGCTGAAATGATAAAAATGCAGATCCACTCCATTGAGCAACAGCGAGTGACGTTGCACTGA
- the kdsA gene encoding 3-deoxy-8-phosphooctulonate synthase, which translates to MEQKVVSIGDIKVANDLPFVLFGGMNVLESRDLAMRICEHYVTVTQKLGIPYVFKASFDKANRSSIHSYRGPGLEEGMKIFQELKQTFGVKVITDVHEISQCQPVAEVVDVIQLPAFLARQTDLVEAMARTGAVINVKKPQFVSPGQMGNIVEKFKEAGNDQIILCDRGSNFGYDNLVVDMLGINVMVNATGGHPVIFDVTHALQCRDPFGSASGGRRAQVAELARAGMAVGLAGLFIEAHPEPNSAKCDGPSALPLDKLEPFLVQMKAIDDLVKSFPELDTSK; encoded by the coding sequence ATGGAACAGAAAGTGGTTAGCATTGGCGATATCAAGGTAGCGAACGACCTGCCTTTCGTGCTATTTGGCGGCATGAACGTACTTGAGTCTCGTGATTTGGCGATGCGCATCTGCGAGCATTACGTGACCGTCACCCAAAAGCTGGGAATTCCTTACGTCTTTAAAGCCTCATTCGACAAAGCCAACCGTTCTTCAATTCATTCTTACCGTGGCCCTGGTCTGGAAGAAGGGATGAAAATTTTCCAGGAATTGAAACAGACATTTGGTGTGAAAGTGATTACCGATGTTCACGAAATAAGCCAGTGCCAGCCCGTTGCTGAAGTCGTTGATGTTATCCAGTTACCTGCATTTTTGGCTCGCCAAACTGATTTAGTCGAAGCCATGGCGCGTACAGGCGCGGTTATCAATGTCAAGAAACCTCAATTCGTTAGCCCCGGTCAGATGGGCAATATTGTCGAGAAATTCAAAGAAGCCGGTAATGACCAGATTATTCTTTGCGATCGCGGTAGCAACTTCGGTTATGACAATTTGGTTGTTGATATGTTGGGCATCAATGTGATGGTCAATGCCACTGGCGGTCATCCGGTTATTTTCGACGTAACCCATGCATTGCAATGCCGCGACCCATTTGGCTCAGCATCCGGCGGCCGCCGCGCGCAAGTGGCTGAACTGGCCCGTGCGGGTATGGCAGTAGGTTTGGCTGGGTTATTTATTGAAGCACACCCTGAGCCAAACAGTGCTAAATGTGATGGCCCGTCAGCATTGCCATTAGATAAGTTGGAGCCGTTCTTGGTGCAGATGAAAGCTATCGACGATTTGGTGAAAAGCTTCCCAGAACTGGATACCAGCAAGTAA
- the dauA gene encoding C4-dicarboxylic acid transporter DauA, translating into MKTHGINGIRLFSAIIDACWRETYTFQRLTKDIIAGVTVGIIAIPLAMALAIASGVPPQYGLYTSAIAGIVIAVSGGSRYSVSGPTAAFVVILYPVSQQFGLAGLLLATLFSGVFLLCMGLGRLGRLIEYIPLSVTLGFTSGIGITIATMQVKDFFGLHLAEVPETYVGKVTALAQAMPTINFSDTLIATVTLMVLILWPRLKLKLPGHLPALIAGTAVMGVLSLFDHQVATIGSRFGYLLADGTQGQGIPPILPQFVLPWHLPAANGEEFVLNWAIFSALLPAAFSMAMLGAIESLLCAVVLDGMTGKKHHSNSELIGQGLGNMVAPFFGGITATAAIARSAANVRAGATSPVSAIIHALLVLLALLILAPMLSYLPLAAMASLLLIVAWNMSEAHKVVNLLRRGPKDDIIVMLLCMSLTVLFDMVIAITVGIVLASLLFMRRIARMTQLSEIPTAVDEKTLVLRVNGPLFFAAAERIFSELLSRCENYHTIILQWDAVPVLDAGGLNAFLRFTEALDEHQQLIITDIPFQPLKTLARARVQAIEGKLSFYSSLPEALAALQPK; encoded by the coding sequence ATGAAAACGCACGGAATTAACGGCATTAGGCTGTTCAGCGCGATTATTGACGCTTGCTGGCGAGAAACCTATACCTTTCAACGCCTTACAAAAGATATAATTGCCGGTGTTACTGTCGGTATTATTGCCATTCCACTGGCTATGGCACTGGCAATTGCCAGTGGTGTTCCCCCACAGTACGGTTTATATACTTCAGCTATCGCCGGGATTGTTATTGCAGTCAGCGGTGGCTCCCGTTATAGCGTATCCGGCCCTACTGCGGCCTTTGTGGTTATTCTTTATCCTGTATCACAACAATTTGGTCTAGCCGGTTTATTACTGGCAACATTATTCTCCGGTGTATTTTTACTGTGCATGGGGTTGGGGAGGCTAGGCCGTTTAATTGAATATATTCCGCTGTCAGTCACTCTCGGTTTTACCTCGGGAATCGGTATCACCATTGCCACGATGCAAGTGAAAGATTTCTTTGGTTTACATCTAGCGGAAGTGCCCGAGACTTATGTAGGTAAAGTGACCGCCTTGGCGCAAGCCATGCCAACCATCAACTTCAGTGATACCTTAATTGCTACCGTTACTCTGATGGTATTGATCCTCTGGCCACGTTTAAAACTAAAGTTACCGGGTCACTTACCGGCCCTCATCGCGGGTACAGCCGTTATGGGGGTCTTATCACTTTTTGACCATCAGGTCGCCACTATTGGCTCACGTTTTGGTTATTTACTGGCTGATGGGACTCAAGGCCAGGGTATTCCCCCTATTCTGCCGCAATTTGTCTTACCCTGGCATTTACCGGCCGCGAACGGGGAAGAGTTTGTTTTGAACTGGGCGATATTTTCGGCGCTACTACCGGCCGCCTTTTCGATGGCCATGCTAGGGGCGATTGAGTCGCTACTATGCGCGGTAGTTCTTGACGGTATGACCGGAAAAAAACATCACTCAAACAGTGAGTTAATCGGTCAGGGGCTGGGTAATATGGTAGCGCCATTCTTTGGTGGCATCACCGCAACAGCCGCCATTGCGCGGTCGGCGGCTAACGTCCGCGCTGGGGCTACCTCGCCGGTATCGGCTATTATCCATGCTCTATTAGTGTTATTGGCTTTATTGATTCTGGCGCCGATGTTGTCTTATCTGCCACTGGCAGCAATGGCTTCCTTGCTATTAATCGTGGCCTGGAACATGAGTGAGGCTCATAAAGTAGTCAACCTACTACGCCGTGGGCCTAAAGACGATATTATCGTGATGCTGCTGTGTATGAGCCTGACGGTGTTATTCGATATGGTGATAGCAATCACGGTGGGTATCGTGTTGGCCTCACTGCTGTTTATGCGCCGCATTGCGCGCATGACGCAGCTGAGTGAAATACCTACAGCTGTTGATGAGAAGACGCTAGTATTGCGGGTAAATGGGCCGCTGTTTTTCGCTGCCGCTGAGCGGATATTTAGTGAGTTATTGAGCCGCTGTGAAAATTACCACACTATCATTTTGCAATGGGATGCCGTCCCAGTTCTCGATGCGGGGGGACTGAATGCGTTTCTGCGCTTCACAGAGGCCTTAGACGAGCATCAGCAGCTCATTATCACGGATATCCCTTTCCAACCATTAAAGACGCTGGCAAGAGCACGGGTGCAAGCTATTGAAGGTAAGTTGAGTTTCTATAGCTCACTACCGGAAGCATTGGCGGCATTACAGCCGAAATAA
- a CDS encoding glycerophosphodiester phosphodiesterase family protein, translating into MKISFILLLLLFYLQNALASPLIVAHRAGTADFPENTRHAIDLSLSNEANIIWITVQLSKDGIPVLYRPKDLSELTDGNGLVSEHTLEELRLLDAAYYFNQDGQYVYRGRGVKIPSLHQVLLSYPDVRFIIDIKSPDADPKIIANAIIELRKNIISPERLTFYSTERKYLDALPKYFNKFESRHKTRKILANAVMADKCVITKKNKGSFISNPKKYYAFELRRDVKVVESFTLGKGTTRTQLVWNQRAMECFKEKENEEAKVLLIGINSVEDYELAKSLGADYVMVDSPVAAKYWH; encoded by the coding sequence ATGAAAATCTCTTTTATTTTATTATTACTCCTATTTTATCTGCAAAATGCATTGGCTTCTCCCTTGATAGTCGCTCATCGTGCTGGCACTGCCGACTTCCCGGAAAATACCCGACATGCTATCGATTTGTCACTATCAAATGAGGCCAATATCATCTGGATCACGGTTCAACTCAGCAAGGACGGTATTCCAGTCCTCTATCGTCCCAAAGATTTAAGCGAGTTAACTGACGGTAATGGTCTTGTTTCCGAGCACACGTTAGAAGAGTTGCGATTATTAGATGCAGCCTATTATTTTAATCAGGATGGTCAATATGTTTATCGTGGGCGAGGAGTCAAGATTCCTTCATTACATCAGGTACTTTTAAGCTATCCTGACGTGAGATTTATTATTGATATAAAATCCCCCGACGCTGACCCGAAAATAATAGCAAATGCAATAATAGAACTACGCAAAAATATCATATCACCTGAAAGGCTCACTTTCTATTCTACTGAAAGAAAATATCTCGATGCACTCCCTAAATATTTTAATAAATTCGAATCACGTCATAAAACCCGTAAGATTCTGGCTAATGCCGTTATGGCAGATAAATGTGTGATAACCAAAAAAAATAAGGGGTCATTCATTAGTAACCCAAAAAAATATTATGCTTTTGAATTAAGACGTGATGTAAAAGTAGTCGAGAGCTTTACCCTAGGCAAAGGGACGACCCGCACCCAATTAGTTTGGAACCAACGCGCAATGGAGTGCTTCAAGGAAAAGGAAAACGAAGAAGCAAAAGTCTTGCTTATTGGCATAAATTCAGTCGAGGATTATGAATTGGCTAAAAGCCTCGGAGCAGATTATGTGATGGTCGACTCCCCTGTTGCGGCAAAATATTGGCACTAA
- the ghrA gene encoding glyoxylate/hydroxypyruvate reductase GhrA: MNIIFYHPFFDAKQWLSGLQSRLPTANIRQWQRGDTQPADYALVWQPPQEMLASCVELKGVFALGAGVDAILDQERRYPGTLPAGVPLIRLEDAGMSLQMQEYVVATVLRYFRRMDEYQLQQQQKLWQPLEPHQHDKFTVGILGAGVLGKSVAQKLIEFGFTVRCWSRTPKCIEGVTSFAGKEKLPAFIQGTQLLINLLPNTPETAGILNQSLFSQLNANAYIINIARGAHLLERDLLAAMSVGQIAAATLDVFAEEPLSSMHPFWSHPRITITPHIAAITLPEVAMDQVVANIQAIEAGREPVGLVDVGRGY, encoded by the coding sequence ATGAATATTATTTTTTATCATCCATTCTTTGATGCAAAACAGTGGTTGTCAGGGCTACAGTCGCGCTTACCTACCGCGAATATTCGGCAATGGCAGCGTGGTGACACGCAACCTGCGGATTATGCGCTGGTTTGGCAGCCGCCTCAGGAAATGCTTGCCAGCTGTGTTGAACTGAAAGGGGTGTTTGCGTTGGGGGCAGGGGTAGACGCGATTTTGGATCAAGAGCGGCGTTATCCAGGGACATTACCTGCAGGAGTACCACTGATTCGGCTGGAAGATGCTGGAATGTCGTTACAGATGCAGGAATATGTTGTTGCTACGGTATTACGCTATTTTCGCCGCATGGACGAATATCAACTGCAACAACAACAGAAGCTGTGGCAACCCCTGGAGCCACATCAGCACGATAAATTCACGGTAGGTATCCTTGGCGCTGGTGTGTTAGGAAAAAGTGTTGCCCAAAAACTGATTGAGTTTGGTTTTACCGTTCGTTGTTGGAGCCGCACACCAAAGTGCATTGAGGGCGTCACCAGCTTTGCGGGTAAAGAAAAATTGCCTGCATTCATCCAAGGAACACAATTGCTGATTAACCTGTTGCCTAATACCCCAGAGACTGCCGGTATCCTTAATCAGTCACTCTTTTCACAATTGAATGCCAATGCTTATATCATCAATATTGCTCGGGGAGCGCATTTGTTAGAGCGGGATTTATTAGCGGCAATGAGTGTGGGTCAAATAGCCGCAGCTACGTTAGATGTGTTTGCTGAAGAGCCTTTGTCTTCGATGCATCCTTTCTGGAGCCATCCTCGGATTACTATCACCCCACATATTGCTGCTATCACTTTACCTGAAGTGGCAATGGACCAGGTGGTTGCCAATATCCAAGCCATCGAAGCGGGAAGGGAACCGGTTGGATTAGTTGATGTAGGACGGGGTTATTGA
- a CDS encoding phosphatase: MYPVDLHMHTIASTHAYSTLHDYIAEAKLKNIKLFAITDHGPDMADAPHYWHFMNMQVWPRLVDGVGILRGIEANIKNLEGDIDCTGPMLDAIDLLIAGFHEPVFPPQDKAANTQAMIATMAQGNVHIISHPGNPKYPIDIKAIAEAAAHYNVALELNNSSFSHSRKGSEANCRAIAEAVRDAGGWLALGSDSHIAYSLGIFEHCERIIAEVNFPQERILNVSPRRLLNYLEQRGRPPIPELAEL; this comes from the coding sequence ATGTATCCTGTTGATTTACATATGCATACCATTGCCAGCACCCATGCTTACAGTACCCTGCACGATTATATCGCCGAAGCTAAGCTAAAAAATATCAAACTGTTCGCTATTACAGACCATGGCCCCGATATGGCTGATGCCCCCCATTATTGGCATTTTATGAACATGCAGGTATGGCCGAGGTTAGTTGATGGCGTAGGAATTTTGCGCGGTATCGAAGCAAATATTAAAAATTTGGAAGGTGACATCGACTGTACCGGCCCGATGCTTGATGCCATCGATTTGCTGATCGCCGGTTTCCATGAGCCGGTGTTCCCGCCGCAAGATAAAGCGGCCAATACCCAAGCGATGATAGCCACCATGGCGCAGGGAAATGTGCATATCATTAGCCATCCGGGGAATCCTAAGTATCCAATTGATATTAAAGCCATTGCCGAAGCTGCAGCACACTACAATGTTGCGTTGGAACTGAATAACTCATCATTTTCACACTCACGTAAAGGGAGCGAAGCGAATTGCCGGGCAATAGCTGAAGCCGTGCGGGATGCTGGCGGATGGCTAGCCTTGGGTTCGGATTCCCATATTGCTTATTCATTGGGGATTTTTGAGCATTGTGAGCGCATTATTGCTGAAGTGAATTTCCCGCAAGAGCGTATTTTGAATGTCAGCCCACGGCGCTTACTGAATTACCTCGAACAGCGTGGTCGCCCGCCAATACCTGAGTTAGCCGAGCTATAA
- a CDS encoding TorD/DmsD family molecular chaperone, whose product MNDFSLMCRILGSLFYRPPQDPLLEPLFTLINQGKLEQHWPLEQSELLARLQQDYQPEVLAADYHALFVGDERSVSPYGSDYEDARPETEVRAFLQQRGMPLGEGPTDHFGGLLLAASWLEDQAAEDEMAAQIELFNDYLLPWCGRFLGKVEAHATSGFYRTLAQLSREALQAMWDELSESSNMEE is encoded by the coding sequence ATGAATGACTTTTCTCTGATGTGCCGCATCTTGGGTTCGCTTTTTTATCGGCCACCTCAAGACCCACTGTTGGAGCCTCTTTTCACCCTGATAAACCAGGGGAAATTGGAGCAGCATTGGCCGCTAGAACAAAGTGAGTTACTGGCGCGTTTGCAACAGGATTATCAGCCCGAAGTTCTGGCTGCTGACTATCATGCCCTGTTTGTGGGTGACGAACGCAGCGTATCACCTTACGGTTCCGATTATGAAGATGCTCGTCCAGAAACAGAGGTTAGAGCCTTTCTTCAGCAACGCGGTATGCCGCTAGGCGAGGGGCCAACTGACCACTTTGGCGGTTTATTACTTGCGGCTTCCTGGCTTGAAGATCAAGCTGCTGAAGATGAAATGGCGGCGCAAATTGAACTGTTTAACGACTATTTATTACCTTGGTGTGGACGTTTCCTTGGCAAAGTAGAAGCTCATGCCACCAGTGGTTTTTATCGTACTTTGGCACAGCTGAGCCGCGAGGCATTGCAAGCTATGTGGGATGAGTTGTCAGAAAGCAGTAATATGGAGGAGTAA
- a CDS encoding lipoprotein: MNKLMWGAAALVVTATLVGCNQLTQYTLSEQEVNDYLQKHNNYEKQIGIPGLVDAHITLTQLQSQIGRAEPGKVTLTGNAKVDISSILGPQTADMTLTLKAQPTFDREKGAIFLKDMELTDYRVKPEKMDSVMKALTPYLNQSLKSYFDQQPAYVLDGEKSKAEAMAKKLAKGLEVKPGQLVIPLTD, encoded by the coding sequence ATGAATAAATTGATGTGGGGCGCGGCGGCGCTGGTGGTGACTGCGACTCTGGTCGGCTGCAACCAACTGACTCAGTACACGCTGAGCGAACAAGAAGTTAATGATTATCTGCAAAAACATAATAACTATGAAAAACAGATTGGTATTCCAGGGCTGGTTGATGCACATATCACCTTGACACAATTGCAAAGTCAGATTGGTCGTGCTGAACCCGGCAAAGTCACATTAACAGGCAATGCCAAAGTGGATATTTCGTCTATTCTTGGCCCACAAACTGCTGATATGACATTAACCTTAAAGGCTCAGCCAACATTTGATCGCGAAAAAGGCGCTATCTTTCTAAAAGATATGGAATTGACTGACTACAGGGTTAAACCAGAGAAAATGGACTCAGTGATGAAAGCACTGACGCCATATTTGAATCAGTCACTGAAATCTTATTTTGATCAGCAACCCGCGTATGTACTGGATGGCGAAAAGAGTAAAGCAGAAGCCATGGCGAAAAAACTGGCAAAAGGTTTAGAAGTGAAGCCGGGCCAATTAGTCATCCCACTGACAGACTAG
- the mdtH gene encoding multidrug efflux MFS transporter MdtH, whose translation MALVSQARSLGKYFLLLDNLLVVLGFFVVFPLISIRFVDQLGWAAVLVGLALGLRQLVQQGLGIFGGAIADRFGAKPMIVTGMLMRAAGFAFMAMADEPWILLLACALSGLGGTLFDPPRTALVIKLTRPHERGRFYSLLMMQDSAGAVIGALIGSWLLQYDFHFVCWTGAFIFILAAGWNLWLLPAYRISTVRAPMKEGLMRVLRDRRFVTYVLTLTGYYMLSVQVMLMLPIVVNEIAGSPAAVKWMYAIEAAISLTLLYPIARWSEKRFRLEQRLMFGLLIMTLSLFPVGLITHLQTLFMFICFFYIGSIIAEPARETLGASLADSRARGSYMGFSRLGLALGGALGYTGGGWMYDTGRTLEMPELPWFLLGVIGLMTLIGLYWQFNQRRIESAMLSGS comes from the coding sequence ATGGCCTTGGTATCGCAAGCTCGTAGCTTGGGCAAGTACTTTTTATTGCTTGATAACTTATTAGTTGTATTGGGCTTTTTCGTCGTTTTCCCACTTATTTCTATCCGATTTGTTGATCAATTGGGTTGGGCTGCGGTGCTGGTTGGCCTGGCTTTGGGATTAAGGCAGTTGGTTCAGCAAGGGCTAGGGATCTTCGGCGGTGCTATCGCTGACCGTTTTGGTGCTAAGCCCATGATAGTCACCGGCATGCTGATGCGCGCTGCGGGCTTCGCGTTTATGGCGATGGCAGATGAACCCTGGATATTATTGTTGGCCTGCGCACTCTCTGGCTTGGGGGGAACCCTATTTGATCCTCCGCGTACCGCTTTGGTTATCAAGTTAACCCGCCCTCATGAACGTGGTCGTTTCTACTCCCTGTTGATGATGCAAGACAGCGCTGGCGCGGTTATCGGCGCACTGATAGGCAGCTGGTTACTGCAATATGATTTCCATTTTGTCTGCTGGACAGGTGCGTTTATCTTTATATTGGCCGCCGGCTGGAACCTGTGGCTGCTACCGGCTTATCGAATATCGACGGTGCGCGCGCCAATGAAAGAAGGCTTAATGCGGGTGCTGCGTGACCGCCGTTTTGTCACCTATGTACTAACATTGACCGGTTATTACATGCTGTCGGTGCAGGTCATGCTAATGCTGCCGATCGTGGTCAATGAAATTGCCGGTTCACCTGCCGCCGTCAAATGGATGTATGCCATTGAAGCGGCGATCTCACTGACATTGCTGTACCCGATTGCACGTTGGAGTGAGAAACGTTTTCGCCTTGAACAGCGTTTAATGTTCGGCTTGCTGATAATGACGTTAAGTTTGTTCCCTGTTGGCCTGATTACCCATCTGCAAACTTTGTTTATGTTTATTTGCTTCTTCTATATAGGCTCCATTATTGCCGAGCCGGCACGGGAAACGCTGGGGGCTTCATTAGCCGACTCACGAGCACGTGGCAGCTATATGGGCTTTAGCCGCCTTGGGCTGGCGCTGGGTGGTGCATTAGGCTATACCGGAGGAGGTTGGATGTATGATACTGGCCGAACATTGGAAATGCCGGAATTACCCTGGTTCTTGCTCGGCGTCATTGGTTTAATGACACTTATTGGGCTGTATTGGCAATTCAATCAGCGCCGTATTGAATCAGCCATGTTGAGTGGTAGCTAG
- the rimJ gene encoding ribosomal protein S5-alanine N-acetyltransferase: MFGYHSATPKIRLTTDRMSLRLVNERDAYRMAEYYAENQAFLKPWEPVRDQSHCMPSGWQARLGMIMELQKQGSAYYFILLDPEEKEVRGVANFSNVLRGSFHACFLGYSLGERWQGQGLMFEALQPLIRYMQRQERMHRIMANYMPHNHRSGNLLERLGFEREGYAKDYLLIDGQWRDHVLTALTNQEWTPTR; encoded by the coding sequence ATGTTCGGCTATCATTCAGCAACACCTAAAATACGCCTTACAACAGACCGTATGTCATTACGGCTGGTTAATGAGCGTGATGCTTATCGCATGGCGGAGTATTACGCCGAAAATCAGGCGTTTCTCAAACCATGGGAGCCGGTGCGCGATCAAAGTCACTGCATGCCATCAGGGTGGCAGGCGAGGCTAGGAATGATTATGGAGCTGCAAAAACAGGGCAGCGCTTACTATTTTATTTTGTTAGATCCAGAAGAAAAAGAAGTCCGTGGGGTGGCGAATTTTAGCAATGTGCTGCGGGGTTCTTTTCATGCCTGTTTTCTCGGTTATTCATTAGGTGAACGCTGGCAGGGCCAGGGTCTGATGTTTGAAGCTCTGCAACCCTTGATTCGTTATATGCAGCGGCAAGAACGAATGCACCGCATCATGGCTAACTATATGCCGCATAATCATCGCAGTGGCAATTTGCTTGAACGCCTTGGATTTGAACGCGAAGGCTACGCCAAAGATTACTTACTGATTGACGGTCAATGGCGCGATCATGTGCTGACGGCTTTGACTAACCAAGAATGGACGCCAACTCGTTGA
- a CDS encoding YceH family protein — protein sequence MKHSLNAQEARVIGCLLEKQVTTPEQYPMSLNGVTIACNQKTNREPVMELSESEVQQTLDFLLKKHLIRTQSGNRVMKYEHRFCNSEFGNLKFSPAEFAVVTILLLRGAQTPGELRTRTSRLYEFADVAETEQVLTQLSLREDGPFVVRLAREPGKRESRFMHLFSGDIASTTSAEESVPEGNSALEARVTQLEQQVIALTRRLDEVLIQLDD from the coding sequence ATGAAACACAGTTTAAATGCACAAGAAGCCAGAGTCATTGGCTGTTTGCTGGAGAAACAAGTGACAACGCCGGAGCAATATCCGATGTCACTCAATGGCGTGACAATTGCCTGTAATCAGAAAACCAACCGTGAACCGGTGATGGAGTTATCTGAGTCAGAAGTGCAACAAACGCTCGATTTCTTGTTAAAAAAACACCTTATCCGCACCCAAAGTGGCAATCGGGTGATGAAGTATGAGCACCGTTTTTGCAATTCTGAATTTGGCAATCTTAAGTTTTCTCCTGCCGAGTTTGCTGTCGTTACCATATTATTATTGCGCGGCGCACAGACCCCAGGGGAATTGCGCACTCGCACCAGCCGCCTGTATGAGTTTGCAGATGTTGCTGAAACCGAACAGGTTCTGACTCAGTTGTCCTTACGCGAAGACGGGCCATTTGTGGTGCGATTAGCGCGAGAACCGGGGAAACGAGAGAGCCGCTTTATGCATCTATTCAGTGGCGATATTGCGTCAACCACTTCGGCAGAAGAAAGTGTGCCAGAGGGGAACAGTGCCCTTGAAGCCCGAGTCACTCAGCTTGAGCAGCAGGTTATTGCACTGACTCGCCGCTTAGACGAAGTGTTGATACAGCTGGACGATTAA
- a CDS encoding Gfo/Idh/MocA family protein, producing the protein MKQLSVDKKLRVGIVGLGGIAQKAYLPILTQAQDWQLVGAFSPNQVKAQPVCDSYRMRYFSRLDTLAAECDAIFVHSSTASHFQVVSELLQAGIHVYVDKPLAETLEQSEQLIALAAKQKLALMVGFNRRFAPLYQQLKQQMIHPASLRMEKHRQNSIGPKDARFTLLDDYLHVVDTVLWLGGDAAKLITGRVQTNTLGQMLYAEHHFQAGQCLMTTSMHRHAGTQRESVQAVSPGTCYQITDMRQWQQESEGQVINLPASGWQTTLEQRGFSGAVHHFISAVSNQTAPQVSGEEAILAQRMIEILLQQQVAE; encoded by the coding sequence ATGAAACAGCTTAGTGTTGATAAAAAACTGCGTGTTGGCATTGTGGGTCTTGGTGGTATTGCGCAAAAAGCCTATTTGCCCATTTTGACTCAAGCGCAAGACTGGCAATTGGTGGGGGCATTTTCCCCCAATCAAGTCAAAGCGCAGCCGGTATGTGACAGCTACCGCATGCGTTATTTCTCTCGGTTGGATACATTAGCCGCCGAATGTGATGCCATATTTGTTCACAGTAGTACCGCCAGCCATTTTCAGGTGGTGAGTGAGTTATTACAGGCCGGTATTCATGTTTATGTTGATAAGCCCTTGGCCGAAACGTTGGAGCAATCTGAGCAATTGATAGCTCTGGCGGCAAAGCAAAAATTAGCGTTAATGGTGGGCTTTAATCGCCGTTTCGCACCATTGTATCAGCAACTTAAGCAGCAAATGATTCACCCGGCGTCCCTGCGTATGGAGAAGCACCGGCAGAACAGTATTGGGCCAAAGGATGCCCGTTTTACTTTGCTTGATGATTATCTGCATGTCGTAGATACCGTGCTGTGGCTTGGCGGCGATGCAGCAAAACTCATCACTGGCAGGGTGCAAACAAATACACTTGGGCAGATGTTGTATGCTGAACACCATTTTCAAGCCGGTCAGTGTCTAATGACCACCAGTATGCACCGCCATGCAGGAACTCAGCGCGAAAGTGTGCAAGCCGTTAGTCCGGGCACCTGCTATCAGATTACTGACATGCGCCAGTGGCAGCAGGAGTCCGAGGGGCAAGTGATTAACTTACCCGCATCAGGTTGGCAAACGACGTTGGAACAAAGAGGATTTAGCGGTGCTGTTCATCACTTTATTAGCGCGGTCAGTAACCAAACAGCGCCACAAGTCTCAGGCGAAGAGGCCATCCTCGCGCAACGAATGATAGAAATTCTGTTACAACAGCAAGTAGCGGAATAA